One Hordeum vulgare subsp. vulgare chromosome 4H, MorexV3_pseudomolecules_assembly, whole genome shotgun sequence DNA window includes the following coding sequences:
- the LOC123449108 gene encoding solute carrier family 40 member 3, chloroplastic-like isoform X1 produces the protein MPASISMPKILSPSSSSSTSRRKPAPAAFTRNPGCRATPPRRYSHAADCGAFGSLRPNSRSQFAGSCHAGASSGTSLAEYSGEGASAVGYEDGGPPFVNPSSSDVRRTELTSLKDEPAPSSRLTTVPAPRKGNGAEGQLESTPAYPAAMKALYGACLAGNATEHLWNFTWPAAVATLHQSLLPVALLGFFTKLVVFVAGPLVGNLVSSLPLIPTYCSLTVIQTAAHLVSAAMITYAFTIPRASAAPELLLRPWFAVLVASTAVDSLSRVSLGIIAERDFVVQLAGEGRRIALAQANATLSRVDLICETAGASVFAFLLSKNDPLTCIKLSCLISLSALPVHIFLGGTMNQLADGIFDHCEDRGGLHAASTFDIQRIVKDAVATIRRGWREYISQPVLPASLAFVLVCFNVALAPGALMTTFLIHHGVSPLVLGAFGGSSALMGILATFMTPSLVKELGILKAGAAGLLGQSALLGTAVLVYLTGSIPRCGALFAFLGLIVVSRLGHMAYSVIGLQVVQTGSPMGKAKLIGATEIAVASLAELGMMAVAVAARDVSRFGAVAVLSAAAVAAAAWLYCAWLANHTQQLKTLFPS, from the exons ATGCCTGCCTCCATCTCCATGCCCAAGATTCTCTCgccttcatcctcctcctccacttcgcGCCGCAAACCGGCACCAGCAGCCTTCACTCGGAACCCGGGCTGCCGAGCCACGCCGCCACGGAG GTACAGCCATGCTGCTGACTGTGGCGCATTTGGCAGTTTGAGGCCAAATAGCCGTAGCCAGTTCGCCGGAAGCTGCCACGCCGGCGCGAGCTCCGGTACGAGCCTGGCAGAGTACAGCGGCGAGGGCGCCTCCGCCGTGGGATACGAAGATGGTGGCCCTCCCTTTGTGAATCCGTCCTCGTCCGATGTCCGACGAACCGAGCTGACCTCACTCAAGGATGAGCCCGCGCCATCCTCTCGCCTCACCACTGTGCCG GCTCCGCGCAAGGGAAATGGCGCCGAGGGTCAGTTGGAATCAACCCCTGCTTACCCAGCCGCCATGAAAG CTCTGTACGGGGCATGCCTCGCCGGGAACGCGACCGAGCACCTCTGGAATTTCACCTGGCCTGCGGCGGTCGCCACGCTGCATCAGAGCCTCCTCCCGGTCGCGCTTCTGGGGTTCTTCACCAAG CTCGTGGTGTTCGTCGCAGGTCCATTGGTCGGGAACCTCGTGAGCTCGCTCCCTCTGATTCCCACGTATTGCTCTCTGACTGTAATCCAG ACCGCGGCACATTTGGTGTCGGCGGCAATGATCACGTACGCCTTCACCATCCCCAGGGCATCggcggcgccggagcttctcCTGCGGCCATGGTTCGCCGTGCTGGTGGCGTCCACTGCCGTCGACAGTCTCTCCCGCGTTTCGCTCGGCATCATCGCCGAGCGTGATTTCGTCGTACAG CTCGCAGGGGAAGGCAGGCGGATCGCGCTGGCGCAGGCGAATGCTACGCTCAGCAGAGTCGATCTGATCTGCGAG ACGGCGGGCGCGTCAGTCTTCGCGTTCCTGCTCTCCAAGAACGACCCGCTGACCTGCATCAAGCTCTCCTGCCTCATATCGCTCTCTGCTCTGCCTGTTCAT ATTTTTCTTGGAGGCACGATGAACCAACTGGCCGACGGCATCTTCGATCACTGTGAAGATAGAGGAGGCCTACATGCTGCTTCTACTTTCGACATCCAGAGGATAG TGAAAGATGCTGTGGCCACCATCAGACGCGGGTGGAGAGAGTACATCAGCCAGCCGGTCCTCCCGGCGAGCCTCGCCTTCGTGCTCGTCTGCTTCAACGTCGCCCTCGCCCCCGGCGCTCTGATGACCACGTTCCTGATCCATCACG GCGTGAGCCCGTTGGTCCTGGGCGCGTTCGGCGGCTCGTCGGCGCTGATGGGGATCCTCGCGACGTTCATGACGCCGAGCCTTGTCAAGGAGCTCGGCATCCTCAAGGCCGGAGCGGCCGGGTTGCTCGGTCAGAGCGCGCTCCTTGGCACCGCCGTCCTGGTCTACCTCACCGGATCCATCCCACGGTGCGGCGCCCTCTTCGCCTTCCTCGGTCTGATC GTGGTGTCGAGGCTGGGGCACATGGCGTACAGCGTGATCGGGCTGCAGGTGGTGCAGACCGGGAGCCCCATGGGGAAGGCGAAGCTGATCGGGGCGACGGAGATCGCTGTCGCCAGCCTCGCGGAGCTCGGGAtgatggcggtggcggtggccgcCAGGGACGTCTCGCGTTTTGGTGCCGTCGCCGTGCTCTCGGCGGCCGCTGTCGCCGCGGCAGCCTGGCTGTACTGCGCATGGTTGGCAAACCACACCCAGCAGCTGAAAACGCTCTTTCCGTCGTGA
- the LOC123449108 gene encoding solute carrier family 40 member 3, chloroplastic-like isoform X2, with protein sequence MPASISMPKILSPSSSSSTSRRKPAPAAFTRNPGCRATPPRSLRPNSRSQFAGSCHAGASSGTSLAEYSGEGASAVGYEDGGPPFVNPSSSDVRRTELTSLKDEPAPSSRLTTVPAPRKGNGAEGQLESTPAYPAAMKALYGACLAGNATEHLWNFTWPAAVATLHQSLLPVALLGFFTKLVVFVAGPLVGNLVSSLPLIPTYCSLTVIQTAAHLVSAAMITYAFTIPRASAAPELLLRPWFAVLVASTAVDSLSRVSLGIIAERDFVVQLAGEGRRIALAQANATLSRVDLICETAGASVFAFLLSKNDPLTCIKLSCLISLSALPVHIFLGGTMNQLADGIFDHCEDRGGLHAASTFDIQRIVKDAVATIRRGWREYISQPVLPASLAFVLVCFNVALAPGALMTTFLIHHGVSPLVLGAFGGSSALMGILATFMTPSLVKELGILKAGAAGLLGQSALLGTAVLVYLTGSIPRCGALFAFLGLIVVSRLGHMAYSVIGLQVVQTGSPMGKAKLIGATEIAVASLAELGMMAVAVAARDVSRFGAVAVLSAAAVAAAAWLYCAWLANHTQQLKTLFPS encoded by the exons ATGCCTGCCTCCATCTCCATGCCCAAGATTCTCTCgccttcatcctcctcctccacttcgcGCCGCAAACCGGCACCAGCAGCCTTCACTCGGAACCCGGGCTGCCGAGCCACGCCGCCACGGAG TTTGAGGCCAAATAGCCGTAGCCAGTTCGCCGGAAGCTGCCACGCCGGCGCGAGCTCCGGTACGAGCCTGGCAGAGTACAGCGGCGAGGGCGCCTCCGCCGTGGGATACGAAGATGGTGGCCCTCCCTTTGTGAATCCGTCCTCGTCCGATGTCCGACGAACCGAGCTGACCTCACTCAAGGATGAGCCCGCGCCATCCTCTCGCCTCACCACTGTGCCG GCTCCGCGCAAGGGAAATGGCGCCGAGGGTCAGTTGGAATCAACCCCTGCTTACCCAGCCGCCATGAAAG CTCTGTACGGGGCATGCCTCGCCGGGAACGCGACCGAGCACCTCTGGAATTTCACCTGGCCTGCGGCGGTCGCCACGCTGCATCAGAGCCTCCTCCCGGTCGCGCTTCTGGGGTTCTTCACCAAG CTCGTGGTGTTCGTCGCAGGTCCATTGGTCGGGAACCTCGTGAGCTCGCTCCCTCTGATTCCCACGTATTGCTCTCTGACTGTAATCCAG ACCGCGGCACATTTGGTGTCGGCGGCAATGATCACGTACGCCTTCACCATCCCCAGGGCATCggcggcgccggagcttctcCTGCGGCCATGGTTCGCCGTGCTGGTGGCGTCCACTGCCGTCGACAGTCTCTCCCGCGTTTCGCTCGGCATCATCGCCGAGCGTGATTTCGTCGTACAG CTCGCAGGGGAAGGCAGGCGGATCGCGCTGGCGCAGGCGAATGCTACGCTCAGCAGAGTCGATCTGATCTGCGAG ACGGCGGGCGCGTCAGTCTTCGCGTTCCTGCTCTCCAAGAACGACCCGCTGACCTGCATCAAGCTCTCCTGCCTCATATCGCTCTCTGCTCTGCCTGTTCAT ATTTTTCTTGGAGGCACGATGAACCAACTGGCCGACGGCATCTTCGATCACTGTGAAGATAGAGGAGGCCTACATGCTGCTTCTACTTTCGACATCCAGAGGATAG TGAAAGATGCTGTGGCCACCATCAGACGCGGGTGGAGAGAGTACATCAGCCAGCCGGTCCTCCCGGCGAGCCTCGCCTTCGTGCTCGTCTGCTTCAACGTCGCCCTCGCCCCCGGCGCTCTGATGACCACGTTCCTGATCCATCACG GCGTGAGCCCGTTGGTCCTGGGCGCGTTCGGCGGCTCGTCGGCGCTGATGGGGATCCTCGCGACGTTCATGACGCCGAGCCTTGTCAAGGAGCTCGGCATCCTCAAGGCCGGAGCGGCCGGGTTGCTCGGTCAGAGCGCGCTCCTTGGCACCGCCGTCCTGGTCTACCTCACCGGATCCATCCCACGGTGCGGCGCCCTCTTCGCCTTCCTCGGTCTGATC GTGGTGTCGAGGCTGGGGCACATGGCGTACAGCGTGATCGGGCTGCAGGTGGTGCAGACCGGGAGCCCCATGGGGAAGGCGAAGCTGATCGGGGCGACGGAGATCGCTGTCGCCAGCCTCGCGGAGCTCGGGAtgatggcggtggcggtggccgcCAGGGACGTCTCGCGTTTTGGTGCCGTCGCCGTGCTCTCGGCGGCCGCTGTCGCCGCGGCAGCCTGGCTGTACTGCGCATGGTTGGCAAACCACACCCAGCAGCTGAAAACGCTCTTTCCGTCGTGA
- the LOC123446683 gene encoding uncharacterized protein DDB_G0275933 translates to MGYLQEARENHVKKKVEEALRSKMKQKALKECDVLCSKYAECARGRTFSVVWTCRKQAKELNSCLHQFTNDAILEDMKKAYMAEQESKEKNQ, encoded by the exons ATGGGGTACCTGCAGGAGGCCAGGGAGAATCACGTCAAGAAGAAGGTAGAGGAAG CTTTGCGCAGCAAAATGAAACAAAAGGCCCTCAAGGAATGTGATGTGCTGTGTTCAAAATATGCCGAATGTGCTCGAGGAAGAACTTTCTCTGTGGTTTGGACATGCCGCAAGCAAGCCAAAGAGTTGAATAGCTGTCTTCATCAGTT CACCAATGATGCAATACTTGAAGATATGAAGAAGGCTTACATGGCCGAGCAAGAGAGCAAGGAGAAGAACCAATAA